The following coding sequences are from one Arthrobacter sp. PvP023 window:
- a CDS encoding polyphosphate polymerase domain-containing protein → MSGPSQAVIPGTLRLLPSVGLDELNAEAALQTRVDRKYVVPEAQAQELLASFEADVRVLEMDGCRCFAYDSVYFDTAELDSYLLAAHGRRRRYKVRTRTYLDSAVSFLEVKTEGAREATVKERIPYELTDRARLTAEGLEYVRETLTAAVGAVPDGPLGPVLETRYHRTTLYLPESGSRATIDTDVTWQRPGGQPWVLDGAVILETKSGSTAGPLDRHLWAHGVRPSRISKFATGLAALCPELPANRWNRTLRRTLTLRPAA, encoded by the coding sequence ATGAGCGGCCCGTCGCAGGCCGTCATCCCGGGCACCCTGCGCCTGCTGCCGTCCGTGGGGCTGGACGAACTGAATGCGGAAGCCGCCCTGCAGACCCGGGTGGACCGGAAGTATGTGGTCCCCGAGGCGCAGGCGCAGGAGCTCCTGGCCTCCTTCGAAGCCGACGTCCGGGTGCTGGAGATGGACGGCTGCCGCTGCTTCGCCTACGACTCCGTCTATTTCGACACGGCTGAGCTGGACAGCTACCTGCTGGCCGCCCACGGCCGCCGTCGGCGCTACAAGGTCCGTACCCGGACCTATCTGGACAGCGCCGTCAGCTTCCTGGAGGTCAAAACGGAAGGCGCCCGTGAGGCCACGGTCAAAGAGCGCATCCCGTATGAACTCACCGACCGCGCCCGATTGACGGCGGAGGGTCTGGAATATGTCCGCGAAACCCTCACCGCCGCCGTGGGCGCAGTGCCGGACGGACCCCTTGGCCCCGTGCTGGAAACCCGGTATCACCGCACCACCCTGTACCTGCCGGAATCCGGCAGCCGGGCCACCATCGACACGGATGTTACCTGGCAGCGGCCGGGCGGGCAGCCCTGGGTGCTGGACGGCGCCGTGATCCTGGAGACCAAGTCCGGATCGACGGCTGGCCCGCTGGACCGGCACCTCTGGGCCCATGGTGTCCGGCCGTCCAGGATCTCCAAGTTCGCGACCGGCCTGGCAGCCCTCTGCCCCGAACTGCCGGCCAACCGCTGGAACCGGACCCTGCGCCGGACCCTGACGCTCCGTCCTGCGGCCTGA
- a CDS encoding DUF4956 domain-containing protein, with product MTPLVLIAADLAAISILTFALYLRRHRRRDLVVSYLGMNVGVMAVAAALSGSAAGVGLGLGLFGVLSIIRLRSTELAQHEVAYYFSALALGLIAGLGIDPVWLPLALMGMILLVMFVGDHSRVLPAYRHQTVILDRAIAVDEELYARLEEVVHGKVHSATVQELDLVNDKTIVDVRYAYIPAAIPAASYLAAFPAPGPVSAPASGPVHASAGAA from the coding sequence ATGACACCACTCGTCCTCATCGCCGCCGACCTTGCCGCGATCAGCATCCTGACCTTCGCCCTGTACCTCCGCCGGCACCGGCGCCGCGACCTGGTGGTGTCCTACCTCGGCATGAATGTCGGCGTCATGGCAGTTGCGGCCGCACTCTCCGGCTCGGCCGCCGGCGTGGGCCTGGGCCTCGGCCTCTTCGGAGTCCTGTCCATTATCCGGCTGCGTTCCACCGAACTGGCCCAGCACGAGGTGGCCTACTACTTCTCGGCCCTCGCCCTGGGCCTCATCGCCGGCCTCGGCATCGACCCCGTGTGGCTGCCGCTGGCGCTGATGGGCATGATCCTGCTGGTCATGTTCGTCGGAGACCATTCCCGTGTCCTGCCCGCCTACCGCCACCAGACGGTGATCCTGGACCGCGCCATCGCCGTTGACGAGGAACTCTACGCCCGGCTGGAAGAAGTGGTCCACGGCAAGGTCCACTCGGCCACCGTGCAGGAGCTGGACCTGGTCAACGACAAGACCATCGTTGATGTGCGCTACGCCTACATTCCGGCAGCAATCCCCGCCGCAAGCTACCTGGCCGCATTTCCCGCCCCGGGCCCCGTCTCCGCTCCGGCTTCCGGTCCCGTCCACGCCTCGGCCGGTGCGGCATGA
- a CDS encoding bifunctional glycosyltransferase family 2/GtrA family protein, whose amino-acid sequence MIILIPAYEPDQQLPALIRSIRDAEPRATVVVVDDGSGPAFRDVFDGVRALGCHVIGYALNRGKGFALKTGFGFIADHLPGRNIICADSDGQHTIVDILKVAAAVQSTQHGGSPAMVLGTRGFTGNVPARSRLGNNATRLLFTLATGQRISDTQTGLRGYPASMVPWLRSVHGERYEYELNLLLEAKQAGYAINSVDIATVYLDHNSGSHFRPVADSARIYAPLLKFLASSFTAFLVDTLMFLALTAATGSLLLAVVGARAVSSAVNFAVNRQLVFRRGREKPAARTGARYFGLVAVLLAANYGLIAAFEALALPMLPAKILAETALLATSYAVQQRFLFAGKNAGKVNGKAAAETADELPANTHIPA is encoded by the coding sequence ATGATCATCCTCATCCCGGCCTACGAGCCGGACCAGCAACTTCCGGCCCTGATCCGGTCCATCCGGGATGCCGAGCCGCGGGCCACCGTGGTGGTGGTTGATGACGGCAGCGGACCCGCGTTCCGGGACGTGTTCGACGGCGTCAGGGCACTTGGGTGCCACGTCATCGGTTACGCCCTAAACCGCGGCAAGGGCTTCGCGCTCAAGACCGGTTTCGGCTTCATTGCCGACCACCTGCCCGGCCGGAACATCATCTGCGCCGACAGCGACGGGCAGCACACCATCGTGGACATCCTCAAGGTGGCGGCAGCTGTGCAAAGCACACAACACGGCGGCTCACCGGCCATGGTCCTCGGCACGCGAGGCTTCACCGGCAACGTCCCGGCCCGCAGCAGGCTCGGCAACAACGCCACCCGCCTGCTGTTCACCCTCGCCACCGGCCAGCGGATTTCCGACACCCAGACGGGCCTTCGCGGTTACCCCGCCTCCATGGTCCCCTGGCTCCGGTCCGTCCACGGCGAGCGCTACGAGTACGAGCTGAACCTGCTGCTGGAAGCCAAACAGGCGGGATACGCCATCAACAGCGTGGACATCGCGACGGTCTACCTGGACCACAACTCGGGTTCGCACTTCAGGCCGGTGGCGGACTCCGCCCGGATCTATGCCCCGCTGCTGAAGTTCCTGGCGTCGTCCTTCACGGCCTTCCTGGTGGACACCCTGATGTTCCTGGCCCTCACCGCGGCCACCGGCTCCCTGCTCCTGGCGGTGGTTGGCGCCCGGGCCGTAAGTTCGGCCGTCAACTTCGCCGTCAACCGGCAGTTGGTCTTCCGGCGCGGCCGCGAGAAGCCCGCGGCCCGGACCGGCGCCCGCTACTTCGGCTTGGTGGCGGTGCTGCTGGCCGCCAACTACGGGTTGATTGCCGCCTTTGAAGCGCTGGCCCTGCCCATGCTCCCCGCCAAGATCCTTGCCGAAACCGCCCTGCTGGCCACCAGCTACGCGGTGCAGCAGCGGTTCCTCTTTGCCGGGAAAAATGCCGGCAAGGTCAACGGCAAAGCCGCGGCGGAAACAGCAGATGAACTCCCGGCAAACACTCATATTCCGGCCTAG
- a CDS encoding phosphodiester glycosidase family protein, translated as MTLLKNKQRKGSRVRRAVVAGAVALTLSAGGATAWALDRFVVQHVEIPDVSAYQASQSGTATGNTAKESGSTSSAVTTDTSYDSDSSNINISTVTTGSGDSTVAYYVADVVLDDANTLQSAFANNSFGENITETTSAIAEANNAVFAINGDYYGFRDTGIVIRNGVVFRDDGARQGLAFYRDGTVKVYDETATTAEQLLADGVWNTLSFGPSLLDNGEIAGGIEDVEVDTNFGNHSIQGEQPRTAVGVIDENHLVFVVVDGRSPGYSSGVTMTGLAQIMKNLGATTAYNIDGGGSSTMYFNGELVNNPLGENKERGTSDILYIAQ; from the coding sequence ATGACTCTTCTCAAGAACAAGCAGCGCAAGGGCAGCCGCGTACGGCGCGCCGTCGTGGCGGGGGCGGTTGCCCTTACCCTTTCGGCCGGCGGGGCCACCGCCTGGGCGCTGGACCGCTTTGTGGTCCAGCACGTGGAAATCCCGGACGTGTCCGCCTACCAGGCGAGCCAATCCGGCACAGCCACCGGAAACACCGCCAAAGAATCCGGCAGCACCTCCTCCGCCGTCACCACCGACACTTCCTATGACTCGGACAGTTCCAACATCAACATCTCCACGGTGACCACCGGCAGCGGCGACAGCACCGTCGCCTACTACGTTGCCGACGTCGTACTGGATGACGCCAATACGCTGCAGTCCGCGTTCGCGAACAACAGCTTCGGCGAGAACATCACCGAAACCACCTCGGCGATCGCCGAGGCCAACAACGCCGTGTTCGCCATCAACGGCGACTATTACGGATTCCGCGACACCGGCATCGTGATCCGCAACGGTGTGGTGTTCCGCGACGACGGCGCCCGGCAGGGCCTGGCCTTCTACCGCGACGGAACGGTCAAGGTCTATGACGAAACCGCCACCACTGCCGAGCAGCTGCTGGCGGACGGTGTCTGGAACACCCTCTCCTTCGGCCCGTCCCTGCTCGACAACGGCGAAATCGCCGGCGGCATCGAGGACGTGGAGGTGGACACCAACTTCGGCAACCACTCCATCCAGGGCGAGCAGCCGCGAACAGCCGTCGGCGTCATCGACGAAAACCACCTGGTGTTCGTGGTGGTTGACGGCCGCAGCCCCGGGTACAGCTCCGGCGTGACCATGACGGGGCTGGCGCAGATCATGAAGAACCTCGGCGCCACCACCGCCTACAACATCGACGGCGGCGGATCCTCCACCATGTACTTCAACGGGGAACTGGTCAACAACCCCCTGGGCGAGAACAAGGAACGCGGCACCTCCGACATCCTCTACATCGCGCAGTAG
- a CDS encoding thioesterase family protein, translated as MTAPLPELAEGGFYYQSLGGGRFRSTIHAQGAWNEHEQHMAPASGIMADCLERHSPRDDVRMARLSYEILGLIPGGDFEVVTTTLRPGRTIELLQAELVAEGRVAIRATAWRMITSDTSAVAAVEDTRIPGPEECSPYDGASVWPGGYIRSLEMRVADGHRPGSGTVWLRTSHPLTDRADSGDVARLMGLVDTANGIAARVPPGKDSYAFPNLDLQIHMYRKPSGDWLGLDNAVSFGVDGIGLTSTVLHDLAGPFGRAEQILTLRRT; from the coding sequence TTGACTGCTCCACTTCCGGAACTTGCCGAGGGCGGGTTCTATTACCAGTCATTGGGCGGCGGACGGTTCCGTTCAACGATTCACGCCCAGGGCGCCTGGAACGAGCATGAACAGCACATGGCGCCCGCCTCCGGGATCATGGCGGACTGCCTGGAGCGGCACTCCCCGCGCGACGACGTCAGGATGGCCCGCCTGAGTTACGAGATCCTGGGACTCATCCCGGGCGGCGACTTCGAAGTCGTGACCACCACGCTCCGGCCCGGACGCACCATTGAACTGCTGCAGGCCGAACTGGTTGCTGAGGGGCGGGTGGCCATCCGGGCCACCGCATGGCGGATGATCACCTCCGACACATCGGCAGTGGCCGCGGTGGAAGACACCCGTATTCCCGGGCCGGAGGAGTGCTCGCCATACGACGGCGCCAGCGTCTGGCCGGGAGGCTACATCCGGTCCTTGGAGATGCGCGTTGCGGACGGACACCGTCCGGGCTCCGGGACCGTCTGGTTGCGCACCTCGCATCCGCTCACTGACAGGGCGGACAGCGGCGACGTCGCACGGCTGATGGGGCTGGTTGATACTGCGAACGGAATAGCGGCGCGCGTGCCTCCGGGCAAGGACAGCTACGCGTTCCCCAATCTGGACCTGCAGATCCACATGTACCGGAAACCCTCCGGTGACTGGCTGGGCCTGGACAACGCAGTCTCCTTCGGTGTGGATGGCATCGGCCTGACGTCAACAGTGCTCCACGACCTCGCCGGGCCCTTCGGCCGGGCAGAGCAGATCCTGACCCTCCGCAGGACGTAG
- a CDS encoding DUF2177 family protein produces the protein MVILQFLVVAAAFAVIDAIWLKTMNPYYRRQIGGLLADKPNLGYAVVFYVIYIAGIVFFALRPALDGGSWLSAVGYGAALGTFAYATYDLTNAATLKTWPLQLIIVDILWGAALTGLATLAGWLVFHQN, from the coding sequence ATGGTCATTCTGCAATTCCTGGTCGTCGCCGCTGCGTTCGCCGTCATTGACGCCATCTGGCTCAAGACGATGAACCCCTATTACCGCCGACAGATTGGTGGGCTGCTGGCCGACAAGCCCAATCTAGGGTACGCGGTGGTGTTCTACGTGATCTACATTGCCGGCATTGTGTTCTTCGCCCTGCGCCCCGCGCTCGACGGCGGCAGCTGGCTCAGCGCCGTTGGCTACGGTGCCGCCCTGGGCACCTTCGCCTACGCCACGTACGACCTCACCAACGCCGCGACGCTGAAAACGTGGCCCTTGCAGCTGATCATCGTGGACATTCTGTGGGGCGCGGCGCTGACCGGCCTGGCCACACTGGCCGGCTGGCTGGTGTTCCACCAGAACTAG
- a CDS encoding lipoate--protein ligase family protein: MQHAAGAPATLTIVRQEESLGAARDLEFGIELLGLAKTGQVGPTLRLYRPAPTVAFGQRDAHLPGFEAAARACRELGFEPLVRKAGGRAAAYHQGTLIVDHVEPHADAIAGAKGRFAVFGEMLADALRSAGVHAAVGEIPGEYCPGEFSVHGLDPADPQHKVKLIGTAQRVVSGGWLFSSVIVVQNSAPIRQVLEASYAALGLDWDPATAGAVDDLVPGIDVAAIEAAVINTYGGYAQLDYADFASLRG, translated from the coding sequence ATGCAGCATGCGGCCGGCGCACCCGCCACGCTGACCATTGTCCGGCAGGAGGAGTCGCTGGGTGCGGCGCGTGACCTCGAATTCGGCATCGAACTGTTGGGCCTGGCCAAGACCGGGCAGGTCGGCCCGACGCTCAGGCTCTACCGCCCCGCTCCCACTGTGGCCTTCGGCCAACGCGACGCGCACCTTCCGGGCTTTGAGGCTGCCGCGCGGGCCTGCCGCGAACTGGGTTTTGAACCGCTGGTGCGGAAGGCCGGCGGCCGGGCCGCGGCGTATCACCAGGGAACGCTGATCGTCGACCACGTGGAACCGCATGCCGACGCCATTGCCGGTGCCAAGGGACGCTTCGCCGTCTTCGGCGAAATGCTGGCGGACGCGCTTCGAAGCGCCGGGGTCCACGCTGCCGTCGGCGAAATCCCGGGCGAGTACTGCCCCGGAGAGTTCAGCGTCCACGGCCTGGACCCGGCAGATCCGCAGCACAAGGTCAAACTGATCGGCACGGCCCAGCGGGTGGTCTCAGGCGGCTGGCTGTTCAGCTCGGTCATCGTGGTGCAGAATTCGGCACCGATCCGCCAAGTCCTGGAAGCCAGCTACGCGGCACTGGGGCTCGACTGGGACCCTGCAACCGCCGGCGCGGTGGATGACCTGGTTCCCGGAATCGACGTTGCGGCCATCGAAGCGGCCGTCATCAACACCTACGGCGGATATGCGCAGCTGGACTACGCGGACTTCGCCAGCCTGCGGGGCTAG
- a CDS encoding mycoredoxin gives MDFTPESGTITMFSTTWCGYCNRLKKQLDAQGIGYTEINIEEVEGTADLVEQLNGGNRTVPTVLFPDGTAATNPSAAEVKSRLAA, from the coding sequence GTGGATTTCACCCCCGAATCCGGCACCATCACCATGTTTTCGACCACTTGGTGCGGATACTGCAACCGCCTGAAGAAGCAGCTGGACGCCCAGGGCATCGGCTACACCGAGATCAACATCGAAGAAGTCGAAGGCACCGCTGACCTCGTTGAACAGCTCAACGGAGGCAACCGCACCGTCCCCACCGTGCTCTTCCCGGACGGTACCGCCGCCACCAACCCGTCGGCAGCTGAAGTGAAGAGCCGGCTCGCGGCCTAG
- a CDS encoding SOS response-associated peptidase yields MARAVGDLLAEFDAELEEELVVPPSWNVAPTADVPILLERLVDGSPVRQLHVARWGLVPSWAKDPSIGSKMINARSESVLEKPAFRKATRSRRCAVPADGYYEWKGEGRSKQPYYVHPKDGRPLVFAGLYEWWKDPSKPEGDPQRWMLSTSIMTTDSPPDGYAGGVLAELTALHDRVPLPMDRGTMQAWLDPQADDAAGLVDLVRAGAHDVAEGWTIDAVGTAVGNVKNDSPELIRPVEGLF; encoded by the coding sequence ATGGCCAGGGCCGTCGGGGACCTGCTGGCAGAATTTGACGCTGAACTGGAAGAGGAGCTGGTGGTTCCGCCGTCGTGGAATGTTGCCCCGACCGCGGACGTGCCCATCCTGCTGGAGCGGCTGGTGGACGGCAGCCCGGTCCGGCAGCTGCACGTGGCCCGCTGGGGGCTGGTGCCGTCCTGGGCCAAGGACCCTTCCATCGGTTCGAAAATGATCAATGCGCGAAGCGAGAGCGTCCTGGAGAAGCCGGCCTTCCGCAAGGCGACCCGGTCCAGGCGTTGCGCGGTTCCGGCAGACGGCTACTACGAGTGGAAGGGTGAAGGCCGCAGCAAGCAGCCCTACTACGTGCACCCGAAGGACGGCCGGCCGCTAGTGTTCGCCGGTTTGTATGAATGGTGGAAAGATCCGTCCAAGCCCGAGGGAGACCCGCAGCGCTGGATGCTGTCCACCTCGATCATGACGACCGATTCGCCGCCGGACGGCTACGCCGGGGGAGTGCTGGCTGAACTCACCGCCCTTCACGACAGGGTGCCGTTGCCCATGGACCGGGGGACCATGCAGGCATGGCTGGATCCGCAGGCGGACGATGCCGCGGGGCTGGTGGATCTGGTCCGGGCCGGTGCGCACGACGTTGCCGAAGGCTGGACCATCGACGCCGTTGGCACCGCCGTCGGGAATGTAAAAAATGACTCGCCGGAACTTATCCGGCCGGTGGAAGGCCTGTTCTAG
- a CDS encoding VOC family protein yields the protein MQPRVDFISLGVRSVDASRAFYVNGLGWPVHREVPGEVVFIQANHGLILSLWDAGQMQTEAAVDSPAGVPCITLSHNVGSTADVDRVMADAEAAGAAVVASPKTQPWGGYTGYFADPDGFRWEIAFNPTWAVDAAGNVTV from the coding sequence ATGCAGCCTCGAGTCGACTTCATTTCATTGGGCGTCCGCAGTGTTGATGCCTCCCGCGCCTTTTACGTCAACGGCCTCGGCTGGCCGGTCCACCGGGAAGTCCCCGGCGAGGTGGTGTTTATCCAGGCCAACCACGGCCTCATTCTTTCCCTCTGGGATGCCGGCCAGATGCAGACCGAGGCCGCCGTGGACAGCCCTGCCGGGGTCCCCTGCATCACATTGAGCCATAACGTGGGCAGCACGGCGGACGTTGACCGGGTCATGGCCGATGCCGAGGCAGCCGGGGCCGCCGTGGTGGCCTCGCCGAAAACCCAGCCATGGGGCGGGTACACCGGATATTTCGCGGACCCGGACGGATTCCGCTGGGAAATCGCCTTCAATCCCACCTGGGCCGTGGACGCAGCCGGCAACGTCACGGTCTGA
- a CDS encoding chorismate mutase, which yields MHMPTNHGHDKDAQADREQLAAVRVAVDEVDEQIVTLIARRERLIRISGTLKGDDAEVRAPGRVEKVIEHVRAAAEKKDIDPDIVEKTYRAMITAFTELEMKVHNASN from the coding sequence ATGCACATGCCCACAAATCACGGACACGACAAAGACGCCCAGGCCGACAGGGAGCAGCTCGCAGCTGTCCGCGTGGCCGTCGATGAAGTGGATGAGCAGATTGTTACCCTGATTGCCCGCCGTGAACGCCTGATCCGGATTTCAGGCACGTTGAAGGGCGATGACGCGGAGGTCCGGGCTCCCGGACGGGTGGAGAAGGTCATCGAACATGTCCGCGCCGCCGCCGAGAAGAAGGACATCGACCCGGACATCGTGGAGAAGACCTACCGGGCGATGATCACGGCTTTCACCGAGCTTGAGATGAAAGTGCACAACGCCAGCAACTAG
- a CDS encoding GNAT family N-acetyltransferase — protein sequence MTSAKHLLAAYDRQLRTDAETPGAIAVERLGPLRLVTFVGGRGFVTYGNLEGAGAQAIAQWVAEALTHFRKDPSIVRVEWKTRGHDAAPGLHDALLGNGFEADETESIMIGHALALNVDVQLPSGVTLRRVDQEPDIRAMSAMQDEVFGGPVSDSNAEALLRRLAEDDGMELWVAEHGGSIVSAGRLEPVPGTEFAGIWGGATREQWRGRGIYRAVTAARAQSALRQGKKLIHSDSTECSRPILERYGFLRVSTTTPYRWQR from the coding sequence ATGACTTCTGCGAAGCATTTACTCGCGGCGTACGACCGGCAGCTCAGGACGGATGCGGAGACTCCAGGTGCGATCGCCGTCGAACGGCTGGGGCCCTTGCGCCTTGTGACCTTCGTGGGCGGCCGGGGTTTTGTGACCTACGGAAACCTCGAGGGAGCCGGCGCCCAAGCGATTGCGCAGTGGGTGGCCGAAGCGCTCACTCACTTCCGCAAAGATCCAAGTATCGTGCGGGTGGAGTGGAAAACGCGTGGTCATGATGCTGCGCCCGGCCTCCATGACGCGTTGCTGGGGAACGGATTTGAGGCTGATGAGACGGAGTCGATCATGATCGGCCACGCCCTTGCATTGAATGTCGATGTGCAACTGCCGTCCGGGGTGACCCTGCGGAGAGTGGATCAAGAGCCGGATATCCGCGCCATGAGCGCAATGCAGGACGAAGTTTTCGGCGGTCCAGTGTCGGACAGCAACGCAGAGGCGCTCCTGCGCCGCCTGGCGGAAGACGACGGGATGGAACTCTGGGTTGCCGAACACGGAGGGTCGATTGTGAGCGCGGGCCGCCTGGAGCCGGTTCCGGGTACCGAATTCGCGGGAATCTGGGGCGGGGCGACCCGCGAACAGTGGCGTGGCCGAGGGATCTACCGGGCCGTCACCGCGGCCCGGGCTCAGTCCGCCTTGAGGCAGGGCAAGAAACTGATCCACAGTGATTCGACCGAATGCTCCCGACCGATCCTTGAGCGCTATGGGTTTCTCCGGGTCTCAACAACAACCCCCTATCGTTGGCAGCGCTGA
- a CDS encoding DUF6504 family protein, whose protein sequence is MGLFSEGVDVLCTPAGQPSALTWAGRHYTVCQEPVHWFERRQWWVEETRAPLGTGPGLVDHEIWRVQVRLADAKAAPEPPETLTLDLTRNVGSGRWRLLKIHDALRPQSA, encoded by the coding sequence ATGGGCTTGTTCAGCGAGGGTGTCGACGTCCTCTGCACGCCCGCCGGCCAGCCGTCCGCGCTCACCTGGGCAGGGCGGCACTACACGGTCTGCCAAGAGCCCGTGCACTGGTTTGAACGCCGGCAGTGGTGGGTCGAGGAAACCCGGGCGCCGCTGGGAACCGGCCCGGGACTGGTGGATCACGAGATCTGGCGCGTCCAGGTCCGGCTTGCCGATGCCAAAGCAGCACCGGAACCCCCTGAAACCCTCACCCTGGACCTGACTCGGAACGTCGGAAGCGGACGGTGGAGACTGCTGAAGATCCACGATGCCCTGAGGCCGCAATCAGCATGA